TGACAAGCACTCGCCGCAAGAAGGTGCTTTTAGTTGGGATGTCGACGTTGAATCGGTTCGAATGCGCGTTTCATCGATTCCAATCTATGGTGGAGAATCTGTGGTCATTCGACTCTTACGGGAATCAACGCGTGTGAGGGACTTGCCGCAACTTGGATTGGACGGCGAACAATTGTTTGAACTGACCCAGTTACTGGACCGGGATACTGGACTCGTTCTCGTGGCTGGTCGTACCGGGGTAGGCAAGACAACCACGCTTTACGGCCTAATGAATTACCTCGCCCGTCAAGGGAGACAGGTATTTAGTATCGAAGACCCGGTGGAGGCACCCGTGCCAAATTGTCGACAAATCGAGGTTCGAGAACAAACAGGGCTTACCTATGAGGCATCCCTTCGGGCGCTATTGCGTCAGGATCCCGACGTTTTGATGATTGGCGAGATACGAGACAGAACAACTGCGGGCATTGCCGTACGAGCCGCGTTGACGGGCCGGCTTGTTCTGGCCACTGCGCACGCCGCAAGTGCGCGTTCAGCGGTCAACAGGCTCTTGGACCTCGGTGTGCCTTCAGCGTTATTGGACGAAACACTTCAGGCTATTCTTGTTCAGGAAGGACCTTCTGTGGGGTCGATCCACGTATCCAAGCATCACATTCGCAAACTTGGAACGGTGTCGGACTCTCTTTCGGTAAATCGGTTGACAAATGAGAACATCGATTGGGATGTCTATGCAGGGACGTATCATGCGATTTGACGTCAGCCGAGTATACGTGTCTGTACTCAGGCGAGATCGCGAAGAATTTCTCACTGCAATGGATCAACTTGCGGACTTGCTTGAAGCTGGAATCAGTCTTGAGCGTGCCTTCGGCTACTTGACACAACAGGGGCAAAAAGGATCTCGAGAAGTCGGAGAGCGAATGCTTCATCGTTTGGAAAACGGACTTCCGCTGTCAGATGTGTTTCTTGACTACGTGGATCCGGTCCATCTCAACATATTTCATCTCGCAGAGCAAGTGGGGAGGCTTCCACAAGCTTTAGGCGATTATGTGGAACACGAGCGGGAACGGCGACGATGGCGTAAAGACATGTCACAAAAATTGACTTATCCAGCGATGTTGCTCGTCGCGTGTTACGGACTCGCTGTTTACGTTCGACTTCAGGTTCAGCCCGAACTCGCCCAACTCCAGGTTGAACTTGGAAACAACACGGGTTTGGGGATGACAAGTAAAATCGTACAAAACATTCCGATCACGCTCCTCAGTCTCATTTCAATACTCCCGTGCCTATACGTGGCTGTCGTCTTGTGTCGTCGGTTTACCGGCAAACGCATTGTCTCGCTTCCATTCGACGCCTTGTTGCAATTCGTTTATTCAGAACAGTTTGTATACGGAATTGAAGTCCAAATAGACGGGGGTTTGACGCTCATTGAAGCGCTTCATTTTCATAAGGAAGGTAGAAATGCACGCTTAGAACGCGACTATGCTGAGGTTCAAAATGGCGTCATGGCCGGCTTCAAGTTGTCCCAAGTGCTCCCTGCCACCCTAAACCCAGTATTACAGCAGATCATCGAGGTGGGGGAATACACAGGAGACTTGTCTGATTCACTGCACAGGGCACGGATGTTTCTACTAGCGCGGATAAAACGACAGACGGACCGCATTTCCACATGGTTGGAACCGTGCGCCATGGCTGTCATGGGTCTCATTGTTGGAAGTAGTATGTACAGCGTGTTCGGGCCTATGTACCAAACCGTGTCGTCGATGGGCCTGCATTGAATTCTGTGATGAAGGAGTTGATTTTCCCTTGCAAAACACGCGTTTACGGCCGCAGAGAGATGGCGCATTTTCCCTGCTTGAGTTGATGGTTGCTGTGGCCATCGTGGCGATTATGGTAGGTGTTCTCACGCCACATCTGATGGGTGCCACGGAACAGGCCCGTCAGACTGCTTGTGACGGCAACACGAAAACCATTTCTGCGGCACTGGCCGAGTATAACTTAATGCACTTTTCACTACCTTCTGGTGATACAAATGCACAGCTAACAGCACTCGTTGCAAACCGTTTGTTGGACAACAGTGCTCTAACTGGTCATTTTACGATTGACGACGTAGACCCCAACAACACCACCGTAAGCTGTGCAAGCACAGGAGGAAACAACGAATCATGACCTGGAGACAAAGATACGGTCGCAAACTACTTGGTGAATTGAATGACGACCAACATGGGTTTGGTCTCGTAGACACAATGGTTGCGCTCGCTTTGACTATCGTCGCATTGGGTTTTGTCGCGCTTGGGGCAATCCAACTAAAGCGAACGGCCGATCTCGACGGTGCCGCCCTGATTCTCTTAGGGCACTTACGCCTGGCCCAGTCGCTTGCAGCAACTTCTGACGAAGCGGCGAGTGTCTGGCTTGATCCGTACGACACTCGATATCATTTGACGCGTGGAACGACATTTTTAGGCCAATACCAGTTTCCAAGCGATGTGGATTACGTGGACGGGTACCTGCAGTTGCCAAATCGGCGAATCTCTTATGACAACCTTGGCAACGCTCAAGTCGCAGGGCAAATCCGTTTGACGAACGGATCGGTCGAACGCGACATTCACTTATACATGGGCGCGGGGTTGCAAGTTTCGGGGTGGCTTAGTCAATGAATTTTCTCGAAACATTGGTCGCTGTCTGTGTGCTTGTTATATTGGTTCCGGTTCTTGGTCTGTCTGAGTCAAATATCTCTCGTGTTCTCACCCTCGGTCAGGTGCAGGCGAGTCAGAGCATGGTGGAGATGAGCGTGCTGAATGAGTGGCTGTCGAATTCCCCAGTTCCTCACAACATTCAAGAAGGAGGAACGACCTATCATATTTCAAAAGAGATGGATACGTCGTCAACAGGGTGCCCAACAGTTGTATTTACGATCTCGACAAGCGCGGACATCTCGAATAAAAAGTTCTTCATTCCAGACTGCGATAGCCGCATTCTCAATGATTGAAGTCTGTATCAGCATATCCATATCAGCCGTCCTCATTGTCACGTCAACGAGTTGGCTTGGATCAGTGTACCAACTTTTCGTCAAGCATGAGCGTTCTTTGGAGGACACGGCGATGGTTGAGTCGTTATGCCGCAGTTTTGAACACGATATCCACGCGGCAAGGGGCGTCACTGTCACGGCAAATCACGTTGTCATGGACATGTACGCGGGCCAACAGTTCACATATTCGTTAAATGGCGCGCATCAAGTGATACGGGTTCAACGTGGGGGCGGCGTGGCCGTCGTCAGCGCCGGATTAAACGAATTTGCCGCGGTTGCAAACGGCAAGCTCGTTCGCGTTCACGCGACGCTTGAGGATGGGACAACCGCGGATTTCGACGGCCAAGTTGGCATTCTAGGCAGTGACGACACAACATGACACGAGCAGGCCAGATGCAAGAAGGTAGCGTTCTGCTGTCTGTCCTGTCTTATGTCCTCGTAATCTCTATTCTGCTGTCGTCAATGGTTTACGCGTGCCAACTGTTCCTGGTCGCTGATAATCGCCAACTGCAAAGCGTACAATCCTACGCCGTTGCGAGAAGCATTGCCCTCACTGTCCTAAAACGTGTGCAGGCGGGACAGGCCATGCAGGACCAAGTACTCAATGTCACCGACAGTACTGTTCATATCCAAACTGTGTCAAGTGCGGACCAAACCAGTGTAAAAGTGGAAGCCCAATTGGGG
This is a stretch of genomic DNA from Alicyclobacillus dauci. It encodes these proteins:
- a CDS encoding GspE/PulE family protein codes for the protein METFDTARLLQQTIDYAVHCNASDIHLTCINGRLQVNYRVGGRIRPFVHMTSRADEIIRRIKALARMDVTDKHSPQEGAFSWDVDVESVRMRVSSIPIYGGESVVIRLLRESTRVRDLPQLGLDGEQLFELTQLLDRDTGLVLVAGRTGVGKTTTLYGLMNYLARQGRQVFSIEDPVEAPVPNCRQIEVREQTGLTYEASLRALLRQDPDVLMIGEIRDRTTAGIAVRAALTGRLVLATAHAASARSAVNRLLDLGVPSALLDETLQAILVQEGPSVGSIHVSKHHIRKLGTVSDSLSVNRLTNENIDWDVYAGTYHAI
- a CDS encoding type II secretion system F family protein, which produces MRTSIGMSMQGRIMRFDVSRVYVSVLRRDREEFLTAMDQLADLLEAGISLERAFGYLTQQGQKGSREVGERMLHRLENGLPLSDVFLDYVDPVHLNIFHLAEQVGRLPQALGDYVEHERERRRWRKDMSQKLTYPAMLLVACYGLAVYVRLQVQPELAQLQVELGNNTGLGMTSKIVQNIPITLLSLISILPCLYVAVVLCRRFTGKRIVSLPFDALLQFVYSEQFVYGIEVQIDGGLTLIEALHFHKEGRNARLERDYAEVQNGVMAGFKLSQVLPATLNPVLQQIIEVGEYTGDLSDSLHRARMFLLARIKRQTDRISTWLEPCAMAVMGLIVGSSMYSVFGPMYQTVSSMGLH
- a CDS encoding type II secretion system protein, yielding MQNTRLRPQRDGAFSLLELMVAVAIVAIMVGVLTPHLMGATEQARQTACDGNTKTISAALAEYNLMHFSLPSGDTNAQLTALVANRLLDNSALTGHFTIDDVDPNNTTVSCASTGGNNES
- a CDS encoding pilus assembly FimT family protein: MTWRQRYGRKLLGELNDDQHGFGLVDTMVALALTIVALGFVALGAIQLKRTADLDGAALILLGHLRLAQSLAATSDEAASVWLDPYDTRYHLTRGTTFLGQYQFPSDVDYVDGYLQLPNRRISYDNLGNAQVAGQIRLTNGSVERDIHLYMGAGLQVSGWLSQ